A section of the Veillonella criceti genome encodes:
- a CDS encoding type IIL restriction-modification enzyme MmeI, with amino-acid sequence MLEVREKYTDSTLADLYDDNIMPVDLRKAHQENNKAVMEAYGWNWRELSETECIIELMKLYRNYIKQ; translated from the coding sequence ATACTTGAAGTTAGAGAGAAGTATACAGACTCTACTCTTGCTGATTTATATGATGATAATATTATGCCAGTTGATTTGCGTAAAGCCCATCAAGAAAATAATAAAGCAGTAATGGAAGCATATGGGTGGAATTGGAGAGAGCTATCAGAAACAGAGTGTATTATAGAGCTAATGAAATTATATAGAAATTATATAAAACAATAA
- a CDS encoding helix-turn-helix transcriptional regulator → MDTRFSDNLKYIRDLYNLKQGDFAKVLGITKAQVSAYEREISKPNLDLVLNIASKLNCSIEQLTELPLSTLFYTEWVLKGTPHTLQYIFSEKNIEEFEALAGLVIISFNQVMNTGVIPEVPEVATNFLLLNSKYGGIISHHFEKIFNKIPVLNKNDILGRQEQPGDLTLVLEGYPLLVELYQQLNHASWLGQAKSWPTTGKNILALKLDNDRIIRLYISPLAYGCKLYACYDPFLESQIKIWLSLDINERQSISQQYYLNFYESLNEHKQQVELEIKKQREHLKKLLSE, encoded by the coding sequence ATGGATACCAGATTTAGTGATAATTTAAAATACATAAGAGACCTTTATAATTTAAAACAAGGCGATTTCGCTAAAGTTTTAGGAATTACTAAAGCTCAAGTATCTGCTTATGAAAGAGAAATTTCAAAACCTAATTTAGATTTAGTATTAAATATTGCTAGCAAGCTAAATTGCTCCATCGAACAATTAACAGAGTTGCCTTTAAGTACTTTGTTTTATACAGAATGGGTACTTAAAGGCACTCCTCATACACTACAATATATTTTTTCAGAAAAAAATATCGAAGAGTTTGAAGCATTGGCAGGACTCGTAATAATTTCATTTAACCAAGTAATGAATACGGGAGTTATCCCCGAAGTACCAGAGGTAGCAACTAATTTTCTATTGTTAAATTCAAAATACGGTGGAATTATTTCTCACCATTTTGAAAAAATATTTAATAAAATTCCTGTTCTTAACAAGAATGATATTTTAGGAAGGCAAGAACAGCCTGGCGATTTAACTCTAGTATTAGAAGGTTATCCGCTTCTTGTTGAATTATATCAACAATTAAATCATGCTTCATGGTTAGGGCAAGCAAAATCATGGCCTACAACTGGAAAAAATATATTGGCATTAAAATTAGATAATGATAGAATTATCAGACTATATATTTCTCCGTTAGCTTATGGCTGTAAATTGTATGCATGTTACGATCCATTTTTAGAATCACAAATAAAAATATGGCTAAGTTTAGATATAAATGAGAGACAATCTATTAGTCAACAATATTACTTAAATTTTTATGAATCGCTAAATGAGCATAAACAACAAGTAGAGTTAGAAATAAAAAAACAGCGGGAGCATTTAAAAAAACTCTTATCTGAATAA
- a CDS encoding helix-turn-helix domain-containing protein: MEKRFMTIKEAAQIFFEGKISVASLYRLIETGEIPAIRIGKKYLLNVTTMQEKYG; encoded by the coding sequence ATGGAAAAACGATTTATGACTATCAAAGAAGCAGCACAAATTTTCTTTGAAGGGAAAATTTCTGTTGCGTCGCTTTATCGATTAATCGAAACGGGAGAAATCCCTGCTATTCGTATCGGTAAAAAGTATTTATTAAATGTTACTACCATGCAAGAAAAATATGGATAA
- a CDS encoding toprim domain-containing protein: MINANITKNNLKIVSTYLYEYLKLKGIESFKKNSYRCLNPAHKDTHPSMFLFKGSDSGKLHLKCQSCGCSMDIFNTVEVIDKIKGLKNQYAYICNLFQIDLLNPLPSRDYANLCITKQKSEEEIIKYIQQCHNSSLRRDYWQQRNIPTVLQDEYNLGFDKNDNALVIPIGSGCLKRFINPKGPKYKRSVGLRENFISHNLNNNMPIIITEGEIDALSILACGYPNVISTGGIANLNHIFSQLVSTSKLIPIIATDNDVAGKNAYVDLIHLCVKNNWNSPDFFWNHVEDCNILPQHYKQIKDINEFLQKDKTLLESILTIIARRLD; this comes from the coding sequence ATGATTAATGCTAATATTACAAAAAATAACTTAAAGATTGTTTCTACATATTTATATGAATATTTAAAGTTAAAAGGTATTGAATCTTTTAAAAAGAATTCATACAGATGTTTAAACCCTGCCCATAAAGATACACATCCTTCTATGTTTTTATTTAAAGGGTCTGATAGTGGAAAGCTTCATTTAAAATGTCAATCTTGTGGTTGTTCAATGGATATATTTAATACGGTTGAAGTAATTGATAAAATTAAAGGCCTAAAAAATCAATATGCTTATATTTGTAATTTATTTCAGATTGACCTATTAAATCCTTTACCATCAAGGGACTATGCTAATTTATGTATTACAAAACAAAAATCAGAAGAAGAAATAATTAAGTATATACAGCAATGTCATAATTCATCATTAAGGAGAGATTATTGGCAACAAAGAAATATACCGACAGTTTTACAAGATGAATATAATCTAGGTTTTGATAAAAATGATAATGCTTTAGTAATTCCTATAGGCTCAGGATGTTTGAAGCGTTTTATTAATCCCAAAGGCCCCAAATATAAACGATCAGTGGGATTAAGGGAAAATTTTATATCTCATAATCTTAACAATAATATGCCGATTATAATTACTGAAGGAGAAATTGATGCTCTTTCAATATTAGCTTGTGGGTATCCTAATGTAATTTCTACAGGAGGAATAGCCAATCTCAATCATATATTTAGTCAATTAGTATCTACATCTAAATTAATACCTATTATTGCAACTGATAATGATGTAGCAGGGAAAAATGCTTATGTAGATTTGATACATCTATGCGTTAAGAATAATTGGAACAGTCCTGACTTTTTTTGGAATCATGTAGAGGATTGTAATATTCTACCTCAACACTATAAACAAATAAAAGATATTAATGAATTTCTACAAAAAGATAAAACTTTACTAGAAAGTATCTTAACAATTATAGCAAGGAGATTAGATTAA
- a CDS encoding plasmid mobilization protein → MSNKRCKRIEMRLTEEEFIVIKQLANKANMTVTQFLLKAAFNLPITIYEIDNVKDILKPLLGLQRHYNNIRFSLQKTNQITSIITPNIEKEIHSLWQLLAQAKEVKVP, encoded by the coding sequence ATGAGCAATAAACGTTGTAAACGAATTGAAATGAGGCTCACTGAAGAGGAATTTATTGTAATAAAACAATTAGCTAATAAAGCCAATATGACTGTAACACAATTCCTCTTAAAAGCAGCATTCAACTTACCTATTACAATATATGAAATTGACAATGTCAAAGATATTTTAAAGCCTTTATTAGGTCTTCAACGGCACTATAACAATATTCGCTTTAGCTTACAAAAGACTAATCAAATAACTTCAATTATAACGCCTAATATAGAAAAGGAGATACATTCATTATGGCAATTGTTAGCGCAGGCAAAGGAAGTAAAAGTGCCTTAG
- a CDS encoding relaxase/mobilization nuclease domain-containing protein, giving the protein MAIVSAGKGSKSALGSMKYVVFEKKSSNKRAKLVAGINCSANYKDAANDFKQILNIYKNRGHREAHHMVLSFSENESAQFSKKELMQKAMEITKHTFPNHQVWLGLHDDTDHTHVHLIINAVDLETGKKLQIAGRKGMHDIMNKVQEKAKELNLDDNMIVGKQKQRNRGDIHTRNPVEKKLLESNNSWKKNLVLAVIDSLEQSNSLNSFIMNCSNNGVGCQWSTKRQNVTFYLLSSPSKKARASNLSKTFTLPELKSKDSILHHLNINYTKQIETQIKSLPVREMEKKHPKIIITKSKGDLSL; this is encoded by the coding sequence ATGGCAATTGTTAGCGCAGGCAAAGGAAGTAAAAGTGCCTTAGGTAGTATGAAATATGTTGTCTTTGAAAAAAAGTCATCTAACAAAAGAGCTAAACTTGTTGCTGGTATAAATTGCTCGGCTAATTATAAAGATGCTGCTAATGATTTTAAACAAATACTAAATATATATAAAAATAGAGGTCATCGAGAAGCCCACCATATGGTACTATCCTTCTCTGAGAACGAATCTGCTCAGTTTAGTAAAAAAGAACTAATGCAGAAAGCAATGGAAATAACAAAGCATACATTCCCTAATCATCAAGTATGGCTAGGTTTACATGATGATACAGATCATACACATGTTCATTTAATCATCAATGCAGTTGATTTAGAAACAGGCAAAAAACTTCAAATCGCGGGCAGAAAAGGTATGCATGACATTATGAATAAAGTGCAAGAAAAAGCGAAAGAATTAAATTTAGATGACAATATGATTGTGGGTAAACAAAAGCAGCGAAATAGAGGTGATATTCATACACGAAATCCAGTAGAAAAGAAACTTCTAGAGAGCAATAATTCTTGGAAGAAGAATTTAGTATTAGCAGTTATTGACTCTTTAGAGCAATCTAATTCTTTAAACTCTTTTATTATGAATTGCTCAAATAACGGAGTAGGTTGTCAATGGAGTACTAAGCGACAAAATGTAACCTTTTATTTACTTTCTAGTCCTTCAAAAAAAGCTCGTGCTAGTAATTTATCTAAGACATTTACATTACCTGAACTTAAATCTAAAGATTCTATCTTACATCATTTAAATATCAATTATACAAAACAAATAGAAACACAAATCAAATCGCTCCCTGTAAGAGAGATGGAAAAAAAGCACCCCAAAATTATCATTACTAAATCTAAAGGAGATCTAAGCTTATGA
- a CDS encoding helix-turn-helix domain-containing protein, with the protein MENKWLTVNEVASYLGISRTAVINAIKRKELKSITLGHRILIKGSDFSDFLNAAYITKESK; encoded by the coding sequence ATGGAAAATAAATGGCTTACAGTGAATGAAGTTGCTTCATATTTAGGTATATCTCGAACTGCCGTTATTAATGCTATAAAAAGAAAAGAATTAAAATCAATTACCTTAGGTCATCGAATTTTGATTAAAGGTTCCGATTTTTCAGACTTTTTAAATGCTGCTTATATTACAAAGGAGAGTAAATGA
- a CDS encoding site-specific integrase: MRRRSNGEGSIYHNKKRNMYELRITYTDPLGIKKRKAFYGKTIKEVKENCSKWKENNLNFDNIVYKNPLVKDWIVEWLETYVKNTVRPSTYEKYKCCLNPIKDFFGDKHLNNLDPTSLQHFFNRELKSGGKNKKGLSTLTIRNQRRYLSSCIDTAIKLELITKNPVKLTKPPKIKKKEIEPLTIEECKKIINLAYNNVQAMINQNKLGDMMSAEDLYIGVYIAIETGMRLGELMALRWNDVINDIMDNEYIIVQRSKSKIKEQDITRTKTGLGRKIQISNSLSVALKKHFKIQKAYIKEVNQLYNDQNYIIGGLFGNGYSHSHYSSRKFKKLLKQANIERRVRFHDLRHTHATLLLLAGVNPKIVQERLGHASIDMTLDTYSHLTLANQSVAVNVLDKFNI, from the coding sequence ATGAGACGAAGAAGTAATGGTGAAGGCAGCATATATCATAATAAAAAGCGTAATATGTACGAATTAAGAATCACTTACACTGATCCGTTGGGTATAAAAAAACGAAAAGCATTTTATGGAAAAACGATAAAAGAAGTAAAAGAAAATTGTAGCAAATGGAAAGAAAATAATCTTAATTTTGATAATATTGTATATAAAAACCCTTTGGTAAAAGATTGGATTGTAGAATGGCTAGAGACCTATGTAAAAAATACTGTAAGACCATCTACATATGAAAAATACAAGTGTTGCCTTAATCCAATAAAAGATTTTTTTGGTGATAAACATTTAAATAATCTAGATCCTACTTCATTACAACACTTTTTTAATCGTGAGCTTAAAAGTGGAGGTAAAAATAAAAAAGGGCTTTCAACATTAACTATTAGAAATCAAAGGCGCTATCTTTCTTCCTGTATAGATACTGCAATTAAGTTAGAGTTAATAACCAAAAATCCAGTTAAATTAACTAAACCTCCCAAAATAAAAAAGAAAGAAATAGAACCATTAACTATTGAAGAATGTAAAAAAATCATTAACCTTGCATATAATAATGTCCAAGCTATGATTAATCAAAATAAACTTGGGGATATGATGTCTGCTGAGGATTTATATATAGGTGTATATATAGCCATAGAAACAGGAATGCGCCTAGGAGAGCTTATGGCTTTACGATGGAATGACGTTATAAATGATATTATGGATAATGAATATATTATAGTGCAACGCTCCAAATCTAAAATCAAAGAACAAGATATTACTAGAACTAAAACTGGCTTAGGTCGAAAAATACAAATTAGTAATTCTTTAAGTGTTGCCTTAAAGAAGCATTTTAAAATACAAAAAGCTTACATAAAAGAAGTTAATCAATTATACAATGATCAAAATTATATTATTGGTGGACTATTTGGAAATGGATATAGTCATAGTCATTATAGCTCTAGAAAATTCAAAAAATTACTCAAACAAGCTAATATCGAACGCCGAGTACGATTTCATGACTTACGCCATACTCATGCTACCTTACTTTTATTAGCAGGTGTCAATCCTAAAATTGTTCAAGAACGTTTAGGTCATGCAAGTATTGATATGACGCTAGACACATATTCTCATTTAACTTTAGCTAATCAGTCGGTAGCTGTTAATGTTTTAGATAAATTTAATATTTAA
- a CDS encoding DNA cytosine methyltransferase has protein sequence MKSNIIVNSKSINILNKRKLLDITRKEFADALDFDRQEEKNLKLWEEGVLPIPTQIYNQIMNFRSIGKYALSTKSNYRFTQIDLFAGIGGIRLGFQKHGGKTVFSSEWDKFAQKTYRINYGEVPAGDITLIPPDTIPNHDILLGGFPCQPFSQAGLKKGFEDTRGTLFFNIASILKAKRPKAFMLENVKQLKGHDKGKTLEVILNTLNELNYYVPTPQILNAYHFGVPQNRERIIIVGFNKDYLPQDFEEFIYPEGKVDNSIKVGDILSNVVKDKYTISDKLYEGHLARKRQHKKKGNGFGFSLFNKESKYTSTISARYYKDGSEALIEQNNKNPRMLTPRECARLQGFPEDFIIPVSNTQAYKQFGNSVCINVIDAVAERMVAYLEQYHII, from the coding sequence ATGAAATCTAATATTATAGTTAACTCTAAATCAATAAATATTTTAAACAAAAGAAAATTACTGGATATTACACGAAAAGAGTTTGCAGATGCACTTGATTTTGATAGACAAGAAGAAAAAAATCTTAAATTATGGGAAGAAGGAGTATTACCAATTCCGACACAAATATATAATCAAATCATGAACTTTCGTAGTATTGGTAAATATGCTCTAAGTACTAAATCAAATTATAGGTTTACACAAATTGATTTATTTGCAGGCATTGGTGGTATTAGATTAGGATTTCAAAAGCATGGAGGAAAAACTGTATTTTCTTCTGAATGGGATAAGTTTGCACAAAAAACTTATCGAATAAATTATGGAGAAGTACCTGCTGGAGATATTACATTAATTCCCCCAGATACTATTCCTAATCATGATATTTTATTAGGAGGATTCCCTTGCCAACCATTCTCTCAAGCCGGTTTAAAAAAAGGTTTTGAGGATACTCGGGGTACATTATTTTTTAATATAGCTTCTATATTGAAAGCTAAAAGACCAAAAGCATTTATGCTAGAAAATGTGAAACAATTAAAGGGACATGATAAAGGAAAAACATTAGAAGTAATTTTAAATACGCTCAATGAATTAAATTATTATGTTCCCACCCCTCAAATTTTAAATGCATATCATTTTGGCGTTCCTCAAAATAGAGAGCGTATTATTATCGTTGGTTTTAACAAAGATTACTTACCTCAAGACTTCGAGGAATTTATTTATCCAGAAGGAAAAGTTGATAATAGTATAAAAGTAGGAGATATATTAAGTAATGTTGTAAAAGATAAATACACTATCTCAGATAAATTATATGAAGGACATTTAGCAAGAAAAAGACAGCACAAGAAAAAAGGAAATGGATTTGGATTCTCTTTATTTAATAAAGAGAGTAAATATACTAGTACAATAAGTGCAAGATATTATAAAGATGGTAGTGAAGCATTAATAGAACAAAATAATAAAAATCCTAGAATGCTTACTCCGCGTGAATGTGCTAGACTTCAAGGTTTTCCAGAAGACTTTATTATTCCCGTATCTAATACACAAGCATATAAACAATTTGGAAATTCAGTTTGTATAAACGTAATCGATGCTGTTGCTGAACGAATGGTAGCGTATTTAGAACAGTATCACATAATTTAA
- a CDS encoding LlaMI family restriction endonuclease — translation MDPNKEMLINFFRAYVKGQVPDVTGRNERHDGKEGNWLEEQFGKSPDADNHADFYGYELKNETTSKTSFGDWSANRYIYKKSCYSHLFDGKTPTQRQDSFCRIFGAPNPDKNNRYSWSGRPVPKINKYNSFGQILKIVEPNESWGTPFDTPIREFDILAVYSFSKDMRENKDFIIPKPLQQENLIIAHWFGLESLSIKRGDKCLKQKLEDKFNDMGWFTCKTDLNGKYDRICFGAPFNYNSWLELIRRGIVFFDSGMHEGNIRPYSQWRASNQFWDSLIIETYK, via the coding sequence ATGGATCCTAACAAGGAAATGTTAATCAACTTTTTTAGAGCTTATGTCAAAGGTCAAGTTCCTGATGTAACGGGACGAAATGAAAGGCATGATGGAAAAGAAGGTAATTGGTTGGAAGAGCAATTTGGAAAATCACCTGATGCAGATAATCATGCCGATTTTTATGGTTATGAACTTAAAAATGAAACTACTAGCAAAACATCATTTGGAGACTGGTCTGCTAATCGATACATATATAAAAAAAGTTGCTATTCACATTTATTTGATGGTAAGACTCCAACTCAAAGACAGGATTCATTTTGCCGGATATTTGGAGCACCAAATCCTGATAAAAACAATAGGTATTCATGGTCTGGTCGCCCAGTGCCTAAAATAAATAAGTATAATTCTTTTGGGCAAATTTTAAAAATTGTAGAGCCAAATGAATCTTGGGGGACCCCTTTTGATACGCCTATTAGGGAATTTGATATTCTAGCAGTTTACTCATTTTCAAAAGATATGAGAGAAAACAAAGATTTTATTATTCCTAAACCCCTTCAACAAGAAAATCTAATTATTGCACATTGGTTTGGTTTAGAGTCACTTAGTATAAAACGAGGTGATAAATGTTTAAAGCAAAAACTTGAAGATAAATTTAATGATATGGGCTGGTTTACCTGTAAGACAGACTTAAATGGAAAATATGACAGAATTTGTTTTGGTGCTCCATTTAATTATAATTCTTGGCTTGAGTTAATTCGCCGTGGTATAGTATTTTTTGATAGTGGAATGCATGAAGGGAATATAAGACCTTATTCACAATGGAGAGCTAGCAATCAATTCTGGGATAGTTTAATCATTGAGACATATAAATAG
- a CDS encoding DNA cytosine methyltransferase, whose translation MLKVFEAFAGYGSQRMALKNLKIPHEIVGISEIEGDVILSYAAIHEHLLEKRNEPLNVSDQSMRGYLEKINVPLDYKTFVNKAKNLKGQKLKDMYLANVLSKNYGDIRVINPLDLPDFDFFTYSFPCQDISVAGFQKGLSKSSDTRSSLLWECCKIIETKRPKYLMMENVKNLVGNNHKKIFELFLEYLENLGYKNYWKVLNARDFGIPQNRERVFCISIYKGKNKFLYPREIPLKVTMTELLEKNVPDKFYLKNNQTTLDPIKQDYIYCLDSNYWKGTFLKDFLEKRRRQLVSGPINSDGLYPARRLTPLETWRFMGVKDSDYYKASSLVSNTSLYKQSGNSIVVPVLEAIFKELFS comes from the coding sequence ATGCTTAAAGTTTTTGAAGCCTTTGCTGGATATGGTAGTCAAAGGATGGCTTTAAAAAATCTCAAAATTCCACATGAAATAGTAGGTATATCTGAAATTGAAGGTGATGTTATTCTTTCGTATGCTGCTATTCATGAACATCTATTAGAAAAAAGAAATGAACCATTAAATGTCTCTGATCAGTCCATGAGGGGCTATTTAGAAAAAATAAATGTTCCTTTAGATTATAAAACTTTTGTTAATAAAGCAAAAAATCTAAAGGGGCAAAAACTTAAAGATATGTATCTTGCTAATGTTTTAAGTAAAAATTATGGAGATATCAGAGTTATTAATCCCTTAGATCTTCCTGATTTTGATTTTTTTACTTATTCATTTCCTTGTCAGGATATATCAGTAGCAGGTTTTCAAAAAGGATTAAGTAAATCTTCAGATACAAGATCTTCTTTATTGTGGGAATGTTGTAAAATTATAGAAACAAAGCGCCCTAAATATCTAATGATGGAAAATGTTAAAAATCTTGTGGGTAATAATCATAAAAAAATTTTTGAGCTGTTTTTAGAGTATTTAGAAAATTTAGGATATAAAAATTATTGGAAGGTTTTAAATGCTCGTGACTTTGGTATACCACAAAATAGGGAAAGAGTTTTTTGCATAAGTATATATAAAGGAAAAAATAAGTTTCTTTATCCTAGAGAAATCCCTTTAAAGGTTACTATGACTGAGTTATTAGAAAAAAATGTGCCTGATAAATTTTATTTAAAAAATAACCAAACAACATTAGATCCAATTAAACAGGATTATATATATTGTTTAGACTCTAATTATTGGAAAGGAACTTTTTTAAAAGATTTTTTAGAAAAAAGGAGACGTCAACTGGTTTCTGGACCTATTAATAGTGATGGATTATATCCAGCTCGCCGATTAACACCACTAGAGACTTGGCGTTTTATGGGAGTTAAAGATTCTGATTATTATAAGGCTAGCAGTTTAGTAAGCAACACTAGTCTTTATAAACAATCTGGAAATAGCATAGTTGTTCCTGTATTAGAAGCTATTTTTAAAGAATTGTTCAGTTAA
- the uraA gene encoding uracil permease: MKDFIDVSERPSNAAMLPLSFQHLFAMFGSTVLVPYLLKADPATALFMNGIGTILYLFICKGKIPSYLGSSFAFIAPVLSVMAAGMSYEAAQGGFIAFGLAFIVLSFIVRAVGIGWIDVLFPPAAMGAIIAVIGLELGPVAMGMAGITGDSWQTLGMTHAQVLTISLFSLIVTILGTVVFRGFFAVIPVLIGVVSGYILAAFMGVVDFSKVSEAAWFSLPHMSAPVFNINAILMIMPALFVVFAEHVGHLVVTSNIVGRDLMKDPGLQRSLLGDGIANVLSGFFGATPNTTYGENIGVLAITRVFSVYVIGGAAVLAIIFSFIGKIAALIHAIPVPVMGGVSILLFGIIAASGLRMLVERKVDYTRPDNLILTSVVMITGLSGAQVTLGPVVLQGMGLATVVAIVLSLCFTIFRKTGLGNKQLKHD, encoded by the coding sequence ATGAAAGACTTTATTGATGTGTCTGAACGGCCGTCCAATGCGGCTATGTTGCCATTAAGTTTTCAACATTTATTTGCTATGTTTGGGTCTACGGTATTAGTACCGTATTTGTTAAAAGCGGATCCAGCAACAGCACTCTTTATGAATGGGATTGGGACGATTCTGTATTTATTTATTTGTAAAGGGAAGATTCCTTCCTATTTAGGCTCTAGTTTTGCATTTATAGCGCCTGTCTTGTCCGTTATGGCGGCAGGGATGTCTTATGAAGCAGCGCAAGGTGGTTTTATCGCTTTTGGTTTAGCGTTTATTGTTTTATCCTTTATTGTTCGTGCAGTGGGGATTGGTTGGATTGATGTTTTATTTCCACCGGCTGCCATGGGGGCCATTATTGCCGTTATTGGTTTGGAATTAGGTCCTGTCGCTATGGGAATGGCTGGAATTACAGGTGATAGCTGGCAAACCTTAGGCATGACACATGCACAAGTATTGACGATTTCCTTATTTTCTTTAATTGTAACGATTCTAGGAACCGTTGTATTCCGAGGTTTTTTTGCGGTTATTCCTGTGTTGATTGGCGTTGTATCTGGTTATATTTTAGCTGCGTTTATGGGTGTGGTAGATTTTTCAAAAGTTTCAGAAGCGGCTTGGTTCTCTTTGCCTCATATGAGTGCCCCTGTATTTAATATCAACGCTATTTTGATGATTATGCCAGCATTATTCGTGGTATTTGCTGAACATGTAGGGCACTTGGTTGTGACGAGTAATATTGTCGGTCGTGACCTTATGAAAGATCCAGGACTTCAACGATCTTTATTAGGTGATGGGATTGCTAATGTGTTATCAGGCTTCTTTGGAGCTACGCCAAATACCACTTATGGTGAAAATATTGGTGTATTGGCAATTACACGAGTATTTAGTGTATATGTAATCGGTGGTGCGGCTGTGTTGGCGATTATATTTTCCTTTATTGGTAAAATTGCAGCCTTAATCCATGCGATTCCTGTACCGGTTATGGGTGGTGTAAGTATCCTATTATTTGGTATCATTGCGGCTTCTGGTTTGCGTATGTTAGTAGAACGCAAAGTAGATTATACGCGCCCTGATAATTTGATTTTGACATCCGTTGTTATGATTACTGGTTTAAGTGGCGCTCAAGTGACATTAGGACCTGTAGTTCTTCAAGGGATGGGACTAGCAACAGTCGTAGCTATCGTGCTTAGCCTTTGCTTTACTATTTTCCGTAAAACAGGCCTTGGCAATAAACAATTGAAACATGATTAA
- a CDS encoding FtsW/RodA/SpoVE family cell cycle protein produces MAKQAKRAKESWLQRLVRNDAQGIILVVAIWIFIGSLNIYSATSVEMAQQGTILKSNIVKHIGFLIISLFAGSYFYHLDYRRLKEPKFIFWIMMGVFASLAWVGLFGTVVNGARRWISLPFGLSVQPSEFAKLAGVIWAAQCIEEWRQHYSTVSLFESRDATGQVRKYPVPAKALWAPLLFGIITLVQPDTGTAMLIVGFPLILMIMARLNQRSIRQLSVVMIVGAIGFAAMVWHSPYRLERILAWLDPWGHAQTLSYQSVQSMLAIGSGGIFGQGLGQGTAKYFYLPEAHTDFAFAVWAQETGLIGAAILSFVVLGFVYFGFRVAIDARDFFGKLMALGITSIIGGQAVFNMLMVCGILPVTGVPLPFVSYGGSSLLMNVVAVAILLSISRTNEELNRKIGSQGVMPSLREETRSRFRPSNG; encoded by the coding sequence ATGGCGAAGCAGGCAAAACGAGCTAAAGAAAGTTGGTTACAACGGCTCGTACGCAATGATGCACAAGGTATTATATTAGTGGTTGCCATTTGGATTTTTATTGGTAGCTTAAATATTTATAGTGCTACGTCCGTTGAAATGGCACAACAAGGGACTATTTTAAAGAGTAATATTGTAAAACACATTGGATTTTTAATTATAAGCTTGTTTGCTGGGAGTTATTTTTACCATTTAGATTACCGACGACTTAAAGAACCCAAATTTATATTCTGGATTATGATGGGCGTTTTTGCTTCCCTTGCTTGGGTTGGTTTATTTGGTACGGTCGTTAATGGGGCACGTCGTTGGATTAGTTTGCCCTTTGGCTTATCGGTACAGCCCTCTGAATTTGCTAAACTAGCCGGTGTTATTTGGGCGGCTCAATGTATTGAAGAGTGGCGACAACACTATTCGACAGTATCTTTATTTGAATCACGAGATGCTACTGGTCAAGTGCGAAAATATCCTGTACCCGCTAAGGCTTTATGGGCGCCACTACTATTTGGCATTATTACATTAGTACAACCAGATACAGGGACGGCTATGTTAATTGTTGGCTTTCCATTGATTTTGATGATTATGGCTCGTTTAAATCAAAGAAGTATTCGACAATTGAGTGTAGTAATGATTGTGGGAGCTATTGGTTTTGCAGCCATGGTTTGGCATTCACCGTATCGTTTGGAACGTATTTTAGCTTGGCTTGATCCTTGGGGGCATGCGCAAACGCTAAGTTACCAAAGTGTACAAAGTATGTTGGCTATTGGGTCAGGTGGCATCTTTGGTCAGGGGCTAGGGCAAGGAACGGCAAAGTATTTTTATTTGCCAGAAGCACATACTGACTTTGCCTTTGCTGTGTGGGCTCAGGAAACAGGCTTAATCGGGGCAGCTATATTAAGCTTTGTAGTACTTGGGTTTGTATATTTTGGATTTCGAGTGGCTATCGACGCTCGCGATTTCTTTGGTAAACTAATGGCCTTAGGGATTACCAGTATTATTGGTGGTCAAGCGGTATTTAATATGCTTATGGTATGTGGTATACTGCCAGTTACAGGGGTACCGTTGCCCTTTGTTTCCTATGGTGGTTCTTCACTATTGATGAATGTAGTAGCTGTTGCTATCTTATTGAGTATTTCACGAACTAATGAAGAACTTAACCGCAAGATTGGGAGTCAAGGTGTGATGCCTTCACTGCGTGAAGAAACGCGCAGTCGTTTCAGACCGTCCAATGGGTAA